In one window of Bradyrhizobium sp. AZCC 1721 DNA:
- a CDS encoding HpcH/HpaI aldolase family protein — protein sequence MSGDVVRPHFSSFRRRLAARQVVVGSFIKTPTTHATEIFGALGYDFVVIDEEHAPIDRAMTDVMLLAARASNLAGIVRVSSDDPAKILSCLDCGAAGVLVPHVATVEKARAIAAAARYRGGRRGYSGSSRAGAYGGTPMWTLVDEQDESVCAIAMIEDPEALDHIDAIAAVDGIHGFFIGRGDLTVALGAKSSADASVKDAVIRIIAAAKKVAKPVCVMVASSAEAKDLADLGASAFIISSDQGLMRRAAAQTLTDFKTLVRTTDGSHVSQH from the coding sequence GTGTCCGGAGACGTCGTCAGGCCGCATTTTTCGTCATTCCGCCGCCGCCTCGCCGCGCGGCAGGTAGTCGTCGGCTCGTTTATCAAGACGCCGACCACGCATGCGACCGAGATATTCGGCGCGCTCGGCTACGATTTCGTCGTCATCGACGAGGAGCACGCGCCGATCGATCGCGCGATGACCGATGTGATGCTGCTGGCCGCGCGCGCCAGCAACCTCGCCGGCATCGTGCGGGTGTCGTCGGATGACCCGGCCAAGATCCTGTCCTGCCTGGATTGCGGCGCAGCCGGTGTGCTGGTGCCGCATGTCGCGACGGTCGAGAAGGCTCGCGCAATTGCGGCTGCCGCCCGCTATCGCGGTGGACGGCGCGGCTATTCCGGCTCGTCCCGCGCCGGCGCCTACGGCGGCACGCCGATGTGGACTCTGGTCGATGAACAAGATGAATCGGTTTGCGCGATTGCGATGATCGAGGACCCGGAAGCGCTGGATCACATCGACGCCATCGCCGCGGTCGACGGAATCCACGGCTTCTTCATCGGCCGCGGCGATCTCACGGTTGCCCTTGGCGCCAAATCGTCGGCCGACGCGTCCGTCAAGGACGCGGTGATCAGGATCATTGCAGCGGCGAAGAAGGTCGCCAAGCCGGTCTGCGTGATGGTCGCGAGCTCGGCGGAAGCCAAGGATCTCGCCGACCTCGGCGCCAGCGCCTTCATCATCTCGTCGGATCAGGGGCTGATGCGCCGGGCCGCGGCGCAAACGCTCACCGATTTCAAAACGCTCGTTCGAACCACGGATGGCTCACATGTATCACAGCACTGA
- a CDS encoding DNA-binding transcriptional regulator, with product MPLKSDTVEAASRTLLLLEELNRHRVTSIDRLHRATGLPKSTVVRLMKSLCALGYAANDRRQGGYAVASRVKSLSNGFHGDPLVVEAARPWALAFTRQYHWPIAIAVLDRSSVVVRFSTIPDSPVSPFHGTLNMQLSLLGRALGRAYLAFCPVSERSMLLDMLARSQEAEDKLATERKRALALLATIRKQGFAERDPMVEPRSSNTIALPVMVNRRVLATVGMTYFTSALDRADVVERYVPLVKALADNIAASVSSLQE from the coding sequence ATGCCGCTCAAATCCGACACCGTCGAAGCCGCCTCGCGCACGCTCCTCTTGCTGGAGGAGCTCAACCGCCACCGCGTCACCTCGATCGATCGCCTGCACAGGGCGACGGGGCTGCCGAAATCGACTGTCGTGCGGTTGATGAAGTCGCTCTGCGCGCTGGGCTATGCCGCCAACGACCGGCGGCAGGGCGGCTACGCGGTCGCCTCGCGGGTCAAATCGCTGAGCAACGGCTTTCACGGCGATCCGCTGGTGGTGGAGGCTGCGCGCCCGTGGGCGCTCGCCTTCACGCGGCAATATCACTGGCCGATCGCCATCGCCGTCCTCGACCGGAGTTCAGTCGTGGTCCGCTTCAGCACCATTCCCGATAGCCCGGTCTCGCCCTTTCACGGTACGCTCAACATGCAACTCAGCCTGCTCGGGCGAGCGCTGGGGCGAGCCTATCTGGCGTTCTGTCCGGTCAGCGAGCGATCGATGCTGCTCGACATGCTGGCCCGCTCGCAGGAGGCCGAAGACAAGCTCGCCACCGAACGAAAGCGGGCATTGGCTTTGCTGGCCACGATCCGCAAGCAAGGTTTTGCCGAACGCGACCCGATGGTCGAACCGCGCTCCTCGAACACGATCGCGCTCCCCGTCATGGTCAACCGCCGCGTGCTCGCCACCGTCGGCATGACCTACTTCACCTCAGCGCTCGACCGCGCAGACGTCGTCGAGCGCTACGTGCCGCTCGTGAAAGCCCTGGCGGACAATATTGCCGCAAGTGTCTCGTCGTTGCAGGAGTAG
- a CDS encoding winged helix-turn-helix transcriptional regulator — protein sequence MALLDLLGRRWTLGVLWNLSNGGPCTFRELQERCESISPTVLNSRLKELREAGLVEHSHEGYRATPTGHELYALLVPLGVWAKKWAAKLPA from the coding sequence ATGGCGCTCCTGGACCTGTTGGGGCGCCGCTGGACATTGGGCGTTCTGTGGAATCTCAGCAATGGCGGACCCTGCACATTCCGCGAACTGCAAGAACGTTGCGAATCGATCTCGCCTACCGTTCTCAATTCGCGCCTGAAAGAACTGCGTGAAGCAGGCTTGGTCGAGCATTCGCACGAGGGTTATCGCGCTACACCGACCGGACATGAACTTTATGCCCTTCTTGTTCCTCTTGGTGTTTGGGCGAAGAAGTGGGCAGCGAAGTTACCGGCGTAA
- a CDS encoding tagatose 1,6-diphosphate aldolase, with protein MRTIGKNRGLARLADAEGHFRMVALDQRPPLFDAIAQAKGITRDQVEYADVTAAKRLLVEALAPHCSSMLFDPNFAVPAAIDLLPARCGLIMTLEEHRVEETPGGRKSRAITDWSVEKIRAIGGDAVKVLAWYRPDADPAVNEHQKRFVRSVGEDCAHHDIPYVLELLVYPFLGSANHTADYVESPGKLPKLVIDSVQEFAKPEYCVDLLKLESPLAANSLPPRDGSAASKAAQKEFEAIGDICRQRNIPWVLLSGGAAPEKFERVLDFAYAAGAGGFLAGRTIWLDAVRSHFPDRAAVAASLRKDGVGVLERLNTLTKAKAKAWTARFPAFSEIRQEGDFARAY; from the coding sequence ATGAGAACAATTGGAAAGAACCGCGGGCTTGCGCGTCTGGCCGATGCGGAAGGGCATTTTCGCATGGTCGCGCTCGACCAGCGGCCGCCGCTGTTTGATGCCATAGCCCAGGCGAAAGGCATCACCAGGGACCAGGTCGAGTATGCCGATGTAACCGCGGCCAAGCGGCTTCTGGTGGAGGCGCTGGCGCCACACTGCAGCTCGATGCTGTTTGATCCGAATTTTGCGGTGCCCGCGGCCATCGACCTATTGCCGGCCCGCTGCGGCCTCATCATGACGCTCGAGGAGCATCGCGTCGAGGAAACTCCGGGTGGCCGCAAGTCGCGGGCGATCACCGATTGGAGCGTGGAGAAGATCCGCGCGATCGGCGGCGATGCGGTGAAGGTGCTCGCTTGGTACCGGCCAGATGCCGATCCTGCCGTCAACGAACATCAGAAGCGCTTCGTGCGGTCGGTCGGCGAGGACTGCGCCCATCACGACATCCCTTATGTGCTCGAGCTGCTGGTATACCCCTTCCTCGGGAGCGCCAACCACACCGCCGACTATGTGGAATCGCCGGGCAAGTTGCCGAAGCTTGTCATCGACAGCGTGCAGGAGTTTGCGAAGCCCGAATATTGCGTCGATCTGCTGAAGCTCGAAAGTCCGCTTGCGGCCAACAGCCTGCCGCCGCGCGATGGAAGCGCTGCGTCCAAAGCTGCGCAGAAGGAGTTCGAAGCAATCGGCGACATCTGTCGCCAACGCAACATCCCCTGGGTGCTGCTGTCAGGCGGTGCGGCACCGGAAAAGTTCGAGCGCGTGCTGGACTTCGCCTACGCCGCCGGCGCCGGCGGCTTTCTGGCCGGCCGAACGATTTGGCTGGATGCCGTGCGCAGCCATTTCCCTGATCGCGCGGCAGTCGCCGCCAGCCTTCGCAAGGACGGGGTCGGCGTGCTCGAACGGCTCAACACGCTGACCAAGGCCAAGGCAAAGGCCTGGACAGCGCGCTTTCCCGCCTTCAGCGAAATCAGGCAGGAAGGTGATTTCGCGCGAGCGTATTGA
- a CDS encoding sugar kinase, which translates to MNEHANPATRTRLADTASKDMAAKAKRARVICLGLSALDQIWRVDQRFSGESEKIRSLDYSTLGGGMAANAAVAIARLGGSAAFWGRGGDDAAGHEMRSALSAEGIDVANFKLFPEGRSSVSGVIVDKSGERQIVNFRGSYPERTDWLPLDAVAGASAVLADPRWPEGAVALFGKARALGIPTVLDGDVAETAIFERLLPLTDHAVFSEPALAAFMGSADGAALAKIARFNCRIAAVTRGHEGVSWYENGTLQKQAAFRVRVVDTTGAGDVFHGAYAFAVGMGLAVRDAMEFAAATAALKCEHSGGRAGIPSIENCLAFMRTNQ; encoded by the coding sequence GTGAACGAGCACGCCAATCCCGCGACGCGGACGAGGTTGGCCGATACGGCCTCCAAAGACATGGCCGCCAAAGCAAAGCGCGCGCGTGTGATCTGCCTCGGCCTCTCGGCGCTTGATCAGATCTGGCGCGTCGACCAAAGGTTTTCAGGCGAAAGCGAAAAGATTAGGAGTCTCGACTATTCCACACTGGGCGGTGGCATGGCCGCAAACGCTGCGGTCGCCATCGCGCGCCTCGGCGGGTCCGCTGCTTTCTGGGGCCGTGGCGGCGATGACGCCGCCGGGCATGAGATGCGGTCAGCGCTATCAGCCGAAGGCATCGATGTTGCGAATTTCAAGTTGTTTCCCGAAGGCCGCTCGTCGGTCTCTGGCGTCATCGTCGACAAGTCCGGCGAACGGCAGATCGTGAATTTTCGAGGGTCGTATCCCGAGCGAACCGATTGGCTACCGCTCGATGCCGTCGCAGGCGCTTCCGCCGTGCTTGCCGATCCGCGCTGGCCGGAGGGAGCTGTTGCGCTGTTCGGCAAGGCGCGCGCATTGGGTATTCCGACCGTCCTCGACGGCGATGTCGCCGAAACCGCCATATTCGAGCGCCTGCTTCCGCTCACCGATCACGCGGTATTCTCCGAACCCGCACTGGCAGCCTTCATGGGGTCGGCCGACGGCGCGGCGCTGGCCAAAATTGCGCGCTTCAATTGCCGCATCGCCGCGGTCACCCGCGGACATGAAGGGGTGAGTTGGTACGAAAATGGGACCTTGCAAAAGCAGGCCGCATTCCGCGTCAGGGTCGTGGACACGACGGGTGCGGGCGACGTCTTTCACGGCGCCTATGCCTTTGCGGTCGGTATGGGTCTCGCCGTGCGCGATGCGATGGAGTTCGCTGCCGCCACGGCAGCGTTGAAATGTGAGCATTCGGGCGGACGCGCCGGAATTCCCTCGATCGAAAATTGTCTTGCATTCATGAGGACGAACCAATGA
- a CDS encoding ABC transporter ATP-binding protein has product MASISIRNLVKRYGSFTVIPDLNLEIADHEFVVFVGPSGCGKSTLLRIIAGLEPISSGELYIGDNRVNGVPAAQRDIAMVFQDYALYPHMRVYENMSFALELRGTPKAEIDARVKRAAALLHIEPYLDRKPKELSGGQRQRVAMGRAIVRNPKAFLFDEPLSNLDAKLRGQVRAEIKALSQQLKTTMVFVTHDQIEAMTMADRIVVMQSGTVQQYDTPEAVYERPSNQFVAGFIGSPAMNFFPIELRGEQIVFSQDGADAPLDAKSRDLLRKAGHGVFGIRPEHFSVTADAAGAVAVTVRLVEPLGSDTLIHFDLAGASAIARVDPSLRPKVGDRLNLRPQPGRAHLFDGSNGQVLR; this is encoded by the coding sequence ATGGCCTCGATCTCGATCCGCAATCTCGTCAAGCGTTACGGCAGCTTCACCGTCATTCCCGATCTCAATCTCGAGATTGCGGACCACGAGTTTGTCGTTTTCGTCGGTCCGTCCGGATGCGGCAAGTCGACCTTGCTGCGGATCATCGCCGGTCTTGAACCGATCAGCTCCGGCGAGCTCTATATCGGCGACAATCGCGTCAACGGCGTTCCCGCCGCCCAGCGCGATATCGCCATGGTGTTCCAGGATTACGCGCTCTATCCGCACATGCGGGTTTACGAGAACATGTCCTTTGCGCTCGAGCTGCGCGGTACGCCGAAGGCCGAGATCGATGCGCGGGTCAAGCGCGCGGCGGCCTTGCTGCACATCGAGCCCTATCTCGACCGCAAGCCGAAGGAATTGTCTGGCGGCCAGCGGCAACGTGTGGCGATGGGGCGCGCGATCGTGCGTAATCCGAAGGCCTTTCTGTTCGACGAACCGCTATCCAACCTCGACGCCAAATTGCGTGGGCAGGTGCGCGCCGAAATCAAGGCGCTGTCGCAACAGCTTAAGACCACGATGGTCTTCGTCACGCACGACCAGATCGAAGCCATGACCATGGCTGACCGGATCGTGGTGATGCAGAGCGGCACGGTTCAGCAATATGACACCCCGGAAGCGGTCTATGAGCGGCCGTCCAATCAGTTCGTCGCCGGCTTCATCGGTTCGCCGGCGATGAATTTCTTTCCGATCGAACTACGCGGAGAGCAGATCGTCTTTTCGCAGGATGGCGCTGACGCGCCGCTCGACGCGAAGAGCCGCGATCTATTGCGCAAGGCCGGCCATGGCGTATTCGGAATCCGTCCTGAGCATTTTTCGGTGACGGCAGATGCTGCCGGAGCCGTGGCGGTGACGGTGAGGCTGGTCGAGCCGCTTGGCTCGGACACGCTGATTCATTTCGATCTGGCCGGCGCATCGGCGATCGCGCGGGTCGATCCCTCGCTGCGGCCGAAGGTCGGCGATCGTCTTAACCTGCGTCCGCAGCCCGGCAGGGCGCATCTGTTCGACGGCAGCAATGGCCAGGTGCTGCGGTGA
- a CDS encoding alcohol dehydrogenase catalytic domain-containing protein: MNVVPLPNSIMQAAVFHGGDRITIERIAMPEVAIGEVLMRVLRTALCGSDFKLWHKGAEFTAGHEIFGVVEQPGHPMHGKRCAVYIPLHCDRCAACQRGDTQMCLEISSLIGWNRPGGYAEYVPVPENCLLPVPDDIEDSLAPLLLDVIGTSGHAVRFVSRIVPPQEAGPVLVMGAGPVGLGVVLALRSLGYRDIHVADPNAARLKIAQSFGAKAHPVGDTSRRFALIMECSGAHAARNLGIELVLPRGALVLVGENAAPWTIEEGKVFRRKDFYMIRTFYFPISDFEPNVALLRQYMEEYRVLVDGEFGLSALPENFARFAQGELIKPVLALG; encoded by the coding sequence ATGAACGTCGTTCCGCTACCGAATTCGATCATGCAGGCTGCCGTGTTCCACGGCGGCGACCGCATCACCATCGAGCGCATCGCAATGCCGGAGGTGGCGATCGGCGAGGTGCTGATGCGAGTCTTGCGAACCGCGCTGTGCGGCTCCGATTTCAAGCTCTGGCACAAGGGCGCCGAGTTTACCGCCGGCCATGAGATCTTCGGTGTGGTCGAGCAGCCCGGCCATCCCATGCACGGCAAACGTTGCGCCGTCTACATCCCGCTGCATTGCGACCGCTGCGCGGCCTGCCAACGCGGCGATACGCAGATGTGCCTGGAGATATCGAGCCTGATCGGCTGGAACAGACCGGGCGGTTATGCCGAATACGTGCCGGTCCCGGAAAATTGCCTGCTGCCGGTACCTGACGACATCGAAGACAGCCTGGCGCCGCTTCTGCTCGACGTGATCGGCACGTCAGGTCATGCCGTGCGTTTCGTCAGCCGTATTGTGCCGCCGCAAGAGGCGGGGCCGGTTCTGGTGATGGGTGCCGGGCCGGTTGGGCTTGGCGTGGTGCTGGCGCTCCGCAGTCTCGGCTATCGCGACATTCATGTCGCCGATCCCAATGCGGCGCGCCTCAAGATCGCGCAGTCCTTCGGCGCAAAGGCGCACCCGGTCGGTGATACGTCGAGGCGCTTCGCGCTGATCATGGAATGTTCGGGCGCGCACGCGGCCCGTAATCTCGGCATCGAGCTCGTCTTGCCGCGCGGAGCACTGGTGCTGGTAGGTGAGAACGCCGCGCCCTGGACGATCGAGGAAGGCAAGGTGTTCCGGCGCAAGGATTTCTACATGATCCGCACGTTCTACTTCCCGATCAGCGATTTCGAGCCCAACGTGGCCTTGCTGCGCCAATACATGGAGGAATATCGCGTCCTGGTCGACGGCGAATTCGGACTCTCGGCACTGCCGGAGAACTTTGCGCGATTCGCCCAGGGCGAATTGATCAAGCCCGTACTGGCGCTGGGCTAG
- a CDS encoding carbohydrate ABC transporter permease yields the protein MTDAPITDAWIRRLNLLQLVVAGIIVLTPTLWMVLSSLKPSFEVTAYPPTLIFAPTLENYSQLTKTTPFLSYAINSLIVTIGSTALGLLFGIPAAFAVSWTRISWPAILTLAARMAPGTLFLLPWYVMFRQVGMIGSYTALILSHAVITLPIVIWVLLPSFDGIPRSVFEAAQVDGCSVTRILWRIALPLVASGVAVASILAFVFSWNYFLFALVLSNGDSKTLIAAAFNFIGEGSTQWGALMAAATLIALPPLILAALVQRWLVSGLTLGAVKG from the coding sequence ATGACCGATGCACCGATCACCGATGCCTGGATCCGTCGCCTCAACCTGCTTCAGCTCGTGGTCGCCGGCATCATCGTGCTGACGCCGACGCTCTGGATGGTGCTGTCCTCGCTGAAGCCGTCATTCGAGGTGACGGCCTATCCGCCGACCCTGATATTCGCGCCGACGCTCGAGAACTATTCGCAGCTTACGAAAACCACACCCTTCCTGAGCTACGCGATCAACAGCCTGATCGTCACCATCGGCTCAACCGCCCTTGGCCTGTTGTTCGGAATTCCCGCAGCGTTTGCCGTATCGTGGACGCGGATTTCATGGCCGGCGATACTGACGCTGGCGGCGCGTATGGCGCCCGGAACGCTGTTCCTGCTGCCGTGGTACGTGATGTTCCGCCAGGTCGGCATGATCGGCTCCTATACCGCGCTCATCCTGAGCCATGCCGTCATCACGCTTCCGATCGTCATATGGGTGCTGCTACCGTCGTTCGACGGCATCCCGCGCAGCGTCTTTGAGGCCGCACAGGTCGATGGTTGCAGCGTCACGCGCATCCTCTGGCGGATCGCGCTGCCGCTGGTCGCCTCTGGCGTCGCGGTGGCATCCATCCTGGCCTTCGTGTTTTCCTGGAACTACTTCCTGTTTGCGCTGGTGCTCTCGAACGGCGACAGCAAGACGCTGATTGCAGCCGCATTCAATTTCATCGGCGAGGGATCGACGCAATGGGGCGCGTTGATGGCCGCCGCGACGCTGATCGCGCTACCGCCGCTGATCCTGGCCGCGCTGGTTCAGCGCTGGCTGGTATCCGGACTGACGCTTGGCGCAGTGAAAGGCTAG
- a CDS encoding carbohydrate ABC transporter permease — MSEAAATFTEDRQRLELAALSAPAVIFTVAMIAFPVVYTVWLGLHSFSSTGKQSFVGLANYSRLLADAEFWHGLWVTIALYVLSLVLQLVFGVWLALVLFHAKRLPGIVRSLFISPFMMPPVVAGMMWLVILDPSLGAANYVLQSLGLPPSEWLASPVWVIPTVALIDTWQWTPYVALIVLGGLQSLPPSVYEAAQIDGASAFKTFQRITLPLLLPTIVTATILRSVDLLRFFDIIYITTQGGPGNASNTLNIYGFRVGFEFFNIGYASALMLTLTAIVFGAVLAFNRLRGAVAW, encoded by the coding sequence ATGTCCGAGGCTGCCGCTACATTTACTGAAGATCGGCAGAGGTTAGAGCTGGCCGCACTTTCGGCGCCGGCGGTAATCTTCACCGTCGCGATGATTGCATTCCCGGTCGTCTATACGGTCTGGCTCGGGCTGCACAGCTTTTCCTCCACCGGCAAGCAGTCGTTTGTTGGGCTGGCGAACTATTCAAGGCTGCTCGCCGATGCCGAATTCTGGCACGGACTATGGGTGACGATTGCGCTCTATGTCCTCTCGCTGGTGCTGCAACTCGTGTTCGGTGTATGGCTGGCGCTGGTTCTTTTTCACGCCAAACGCCTTCCGGGCATCGTACGCTCGCTCTTCATCTCGCCGTTCATGATGCCGCCGGTGGTCGCCGGCATGATGTGGCTGGTCATCCTCGATCCGTCGCTCGGCGCCGCCAACTACGTCCTGCAATCCCTGGGTTTGCCGCCGTCGGAGTGGCTGGCATCGCCGGTCTGGGTGATCCCGACGGTTGCGCTGATCGACACCTGGCAGTGGACGCCCTATGTCGCGCTGATCGTGCTCGGCGGTCTGCAGTCGCTGCCGCCAAGCGTTTACGAGGCGGCGCAAATCGATGGCGCGTCGGCGTTCAAGACGTTCCAGCGCATCACGTTGCCGCTGCTGTTGCCGACGATCGTCACAGCAACGATCCTGCGCAGCGTCGATCTGCTGCGCTTCTTCGACATCATCTACATCACGACCCAAGGGGGCCCCGGCAACGCGTCGAACACGCTCAACATCTACGGCTTCCGGGTCGGCTTCGAGTTCTTCAACATTGGCTATGCGAGCGCGCTGATGTTGACGTTGACCGCGATCGTGTTCGGCGCGGTGCTGGCATTCAACCGCCTGCGTGGCGCGGTGGCCTGGTGA
- a CDS encoding ABC transporter substrate-binding protein — translation MKAKAFAARLALALVAAGNAASVACAADFDWKKFQGKTVTFLANNNPVAQALLTHKADFEKLTGITLKVDAYQEQQMRQRLVTVMNARSDEVDVFMSLPSREGPQFAAAGWYADLTPMTKGAVAGDYDYAGLSQALLKAGTFDGKLTSMPMNIEGPILYYRTDILKKCGVEPPATIKDIEPAAKKLKACDANITPFVSRGLKPAIAYTFSNMLHNIGGNYIANGKSNLCSAKGKEALETYSGLLRDYGPPGVVNYSFQQISALYRSGRAAMSFESSNELRTVTDGGERLKDTALVPFPAGDAGQVPTAIGWGMAVSAHSKQPEAAWYFVQWATSPEIQKRMALQGIAPPRSAVANDPAYRKWIEEEPVRKQWQAALDVLAAKGSSEVGYPIVANPESREFIGQAVQDLILKQKTVDQACADADKALDVLIAQK, via the coding sequence ATGAAAGCCAAAGCCTTTGCGGCGCGCCTTGCGCTTGCTCTTGTCGCGGCCGGTAATGCTGCCTCGGTGGCCTGCGCCGCTGATTTCGACTGGAAGAAATTCCAGGGCAAGACCGTTACCTTCCTCGCCAACAACAATCCGGTGGCGCAGGCGCTGCTGACGCACAAGGCCGACTTCGAGAAGCTCACCGGCATCACGCTGAAGGTCGACGCCTACCAGGAGCAGCAGATGCGCCAGCGCCTCGTGACCGTGATGAACGCACGCAGCGACGAGGTCGACGTGTTCATGTCCTTGCCGTCGCGCGAAGGCCCGCAATTCGCTGCTGCCGGCTGGTACGCCGATCTGACGCCCATGACCAAGGGCGCGGTTGCCGGCGACTACGACTATGCAGGCCTCAGCCAGGCTCTATTGAAGGCGGGGACCTTCGACGGCAAGCTCACCAGCATGCCGATGAATATCGAAGGGCCGATCCTCTATTATCGGACTGACATTCTGAAGAAATGCGGCGTCGAACCGCCCGCGACCATAAAGGACATCGAGCCGGCAGCGAAGAAGCTGAAGGCGTGCGACGCCAATATCACGCCATTCGTCTCGCGCGGCCTGAAGCCTGCGATCGCCTATACCTTCAGCAACATGCTGCACAACATCGGCGGCAACTACATCGCCAACGGCAAATCCAACCTCTGCTCGGCCAAGGGCAAGGAAGCGCTCGAGACCTATAGCGGCCTGCTCAGGGATTACGGACCGCCTGGCGTCGTCAATTACAGCTTCCAGCAGATCTCGGCGCTCTATCGCAGCGGCCGCGCGGCGATGTCATTCGAATCCTCGAACGAGCTGCGCACCGTGACGGATGGCGGCGAGCGGCTGAAGGACACGGCGCTTGTTCCGTTCCCGGCCGGCGATGCGGGCCAGGTCCCGACAGCGATCGGCTGGGGCATGGCCGTCTCCGCCCACAGCAAGCAGCCCGAGGCTGCCTGGTATTTCGTACAATGGGCAACGAGCCCGGAAATTCAAAAGCGCATGGCGCTGCAGGGGATTGCGCCACCGCGCTCTGCTGTTGCCAACGATCCCGCGTATCGCAAGTGGATTGAGGAAGAGCCGGTGCGCAAGCAATGGCAGGCCGCCCTCGATGTCCTGGCTGCGAAAGGCTCGTCTGAGGTCGGCTATCCCATTGTTGCCAATCCGGAGTCGCGCGAATTCATTGGTCAGGCCGTGCAGGATCTGATCCTCAAGCAAAAGACCGTCGATCAGGCCTGCGCCGACGCCGACAAGGCGCTCGATGTCCTGATCGCACAGAAGTAG
- a CDS encoding LacI family DNA-binding transcriptional regulator: MERSAKQGIRAVAAEAGVSTASVSRALNNPDSVSAPLRARIARAVETVGYIPHAPARELSSRRSRTLGAIVPTIDNTMFARGIASLQKYLSSVGYMLFLTTSGYDLDAELEQARNLVSRGVDGLVLRGDCHHDGLRKMLADYSVPFINVGIYRPDRPYPCVGTDNEAAAHRAALHVIELGHRRIGIVSALQRNNDRASARVAGFRRAMAEHGIKMPPQWHVEVPYTLDDAREAARYLLGLKDRPTAVVCGNDVIAYGVLLEAERSGFSVPDDLSVVGFDDLDWSRHLRPSLTTIHVPTGDTWQRAGEYLVRHLAGEQTIMHHEVDYSLIVRESTASPTRSSK; encoded by the coding sequence ATGGAAAGATCCGCAAAGCAGGGAATTCGCGCGGTGGCGGCCGAGGCTGGCGTGTCGACTGCCTCGGTATCGCGCGCCCTCAACAACCCGGACTCGGTCAGCGCGCCGCTGCGGGCGCGCATCGCGCGCGCCGTCGAGACGGTCGGCTATATTCCGCACGCACCGGCACGCGAGTTGTCGTCGCGCCGGTCGCGCACGCTCGGCGCGATCGTCCCGACGATCGACAACACCATGTTCGCGCGCGGCATCGCCTCCCTGCAGAAATATCTCTCTTCCGTCGGCTACATGCTGTTCCTGACTACGAGCGGCTACGACCTCGACGCTGAACTGGAGCAGGCGCGCAACCTCGTCAGCCGCGGCGTCGACGGCCTCGTGCTGCGCGGCGACTGCCATCACGACGGCTTGCGCAAGATGCTTGCCGACTATTCCGTGCCCTTCATCAATGTCGGCATCTATCGTCCCGACCGGCCCTATCCCTGTGTCGGCACCGACAATGAAGCCGCCGCGCACCGTGCGGCCTTGCATGTGATCGAACTCGGCCATCGCCGAATCGGAATCGTCTCCGCACTCCAGCGCAACAACGATCGGGCGAGCGCCCGCGTCGCCGGCTTTCGCCGCGCGATGGCCGAACACGGCATCAAGATGCCCCCGCAATGGCATGTCGAGGTGCCCTATACGCTGGACGATGCGCGCGAAGCCGCCCGCTACCTGCTTGGCCTCAAGGACCGGCCGACGGCGGTGGTCTGCGGCAATGACGTTATCGCCTATGGCGTGCTGCTGGAGGCCGAACGCAGCGGATTTTCGGTGCCCGACGATCTGTCGGTGGTCGGCTTCGACGATCTCGACTGGAGCCGGCATTTGCGCCCCAGCCTCACGACCATCCATGTACCGACCGGAGATACCTGGCAGCGCGCCGGCGAGTATCTCGTGCGTCACCTCGCGGGCGAGCAGACCATCATGCATCACGAAGTCGACTATTCGCTGATCGTCCGGGAGTCCACTGCATCGCCGACGCGATCATCCAAATAG